One window of the Methanomassiliicoccaceae archaeon DOK genome contains the following:
- a CDS encoding 30S ribosomal protein S24e: MKMEITQQKDNPLQKRVEVYFTIDHNGESTPGRNAVAEEVAKQTKSKRDCVVVDNIESVYGRGMSKGYAKVYESKEAALEFDREYLLKRNGIEATKPEAPAEEEAPQE; this comes from the coding sequence ATGAAGATGGAAATAACCCAGCAGAAAGACAACCCTCTGCAGAAGAGGGTCGAGGTGTACTTCACCATCGACCACAACGGAGAGTCCACCCCCGGCAGGAACGCCGTCGCCGAGGAGGTCGCGAAACAGACCAAATCCAAGAGGGACTGTGTCGTCGTCGACAACATCGAGTCCGTCTACGGAAGGGGCATGTCCAAGGGATACGCCAAGGTCTACGAGAGCAAGGAGGCCGCCCTCGAGTTCGACAGGGAGTACCTGCTGAAGAGGAACGGAATCGAGGCAACCAAGCCCGAGGCACCCGCCGAAGAGGAAGCACCCCAGGAGTGA
- a CDS encoding 30S ribosomal protein S27ae — translation MAKAAAPKKVVAKKDAYKVEGDKLVRTKPVCPKCGPGVFMATHKDRVSCGNCGYTEFKQN, via the coding sequence ATGGCAAAAGCAGCCGCACCCAAGAAAGTCGTCGCCAAGAAGGACGCATACAAGGTCGAGGGCGACAAGCTCGTCAGGACCAAGCCCGTCTGCCCCAAGTGCGGACCCGGTGTCTTCATGGCAACCCACAAGGACCGTGTCTCCTGCGGAAACTGCGGATACACCGAGTTCAAACAGAACTGA
- a CDS encoding aminotransferase class I/II-fold pyridoxal phosphate-dependent enzyme, giving the protein MTKGRISPRSELANLPRTVHGGKGWMLDNVEDYSHNLNPFGPPEDLAEIVASAIPQVGHYPDDSCAELREVIAKTFNVATDCISVGAGSSDIIRNVPNTFYERGDRVVIPSPSFAEYTQQCRIVGAEVHPFELQPEEDFRIDADRLLEAAEGARAVYICNPNNPTGRVEPRDKLVRIARELEEQGTLLFLDETLLELVPGYTDITLSGMVSRFSNLIVASSLTKSFAIPGIRIGFGFSNPDIIAEMDKVRMTWNVGEIEQTVATVLLRDKMDYVDHAAAVMAEESELMNSSLGEIGFPVGAVSDSFFYFNSLESLGMTGAEFNKRMITHGISVRDCASFGDRFTNYIRYSVKDRERNCRFIAAVDAVING; this is encoded by the coding sequence ATGACGAAGGGGCGCATATCACCTAGAAGCGAACTGGCTAACCTCCCCCGCACCGTTCACGGCGGGAAGGGATGGATGCTCGACAACGTCGAGGACTACAGCCACAACCTGAATCCCTTCGGACCCCCAGAGGACCTGGCGGAGATTGTCGCCTCGGCCATACCGCAGGTCGGCCACTACCCGGACGACTCCTGCGCGGAGCTCAGGGAGGTCATCGCAAAGACGTTCAACGTCGCAACGGATTGCATCTCCGTCGGCGCCGGATCGTCAGATATAATTAGGAACGTCCCCAACACGTTCTACGAGAGGGGCGACAGGGTCGTCATCCCGAGTCCTTCGTTCGCCGAGTACACCCAGCAGTGCAGGATTGTCGGCGCCGAGGTCCATCCGTTCGAGCTTCAGCCCGAGGAGGACTTCAGGATCGACGCCGACCGTCTGCTGGAGGCCGCCGAGGGCGCCAGGGCGGTGTACATATGCAACCCCAATAACCCCACCGGCAGGGTGGAGCCCCGTGACAAGCTCGTCCGCATCGCCCGCGAGCTCGAGGAGCAGGGCACGCTCCTTTTCCTGGACGAGACGCTCCTGGAGCTGGTCCCCGGCTACACGGACATAACGCTGTCCGGGATGGTGAGCCGCTTCTCCAACCTCATTGTCGCATCCTCACTCACGAAATCGTTCGCGATCCCCGGCATAAGGATAGGGTTCGGGTTCTCCAACCCCGATATCATCGCCGAGATGGACAAGGTCCGCATGACATGGAACGTGGGCGAGATAGAGCAGACCGTGGCGACGGTCCTGCTGAGGGACAAGATGGACTACGTGGATCATGCGGCGGCCGTCATGGCCGAGGAGTCGGAGCTCATGAACTCCTCGCTCGGGGAGATCGGTTTCCCCGTGGGAGCCGTTTCTGACTCGTTCTTCTACTTCAACTCCCTCGAGTCGCTGGGGATGACCGGCGCCGAGTTCAACAAGAGGATGATCACGCACGGGATCTCCGTCCGCGACTGCGCATCCTTCGGCGACCGCTTCACGAATTACATACGCTACAGCGTGAAGGACAGGGAGCGC